One region of Sulfuriroseicoccus oceanibius genomic DNA includes:
- a CDS encoding TonB-dependent receptor: MRSPKPAKVLAALVPALCLLNGLAAEQPEVTSAPVPPAVTVEDLAATEGALDPLVVTATRESRNLSELPNSVEVLGVKQLKERQTRTFPEAFFETPGVLMQKTAHGQGSPYIRGFTGYQTLALIDGIRLNNSTFRSGPNQYWNTIDPLSLSSIEIVKGQGSVLYGSDAIGGTVNALTIRPEYAEDGTTQSFGRILGRYASAERSVVGRVEGGVSRGGDFGVVAGVSVKEFGDLEVAGLGRQEKTGYSEIDGDVKLEKFLASGARLTFAHQQVHQDNAWRTHKTVRGESWRGTSVGDELSRILDQDRYLTYVQAEGSVDGSWADGYLLSLSHQRHEEFQDRVRSDGRRDEQGFTVDTMGVFGQFNKEGTAIGDLAYGASYYLDWIDSFRKDFNADGSFKGNAVQGPVGDNSKYHLAGAYVQTHLEPAERLDVWIGGRVSYAQADIGRVADPNTGDPIGFSKDWWDVSGSVRFAYALDGEETWRLYGGVSQGFRAPSLADLSQFASARTDEIATPSLGLDPEKFVSTELGVRHSGERFNGGLVYYYTFMDDLITGQRTGRVVDGFNEVTKQNARDGFVHGVELSSRYQLCDAFSVFGWVAWQEGETEDAAVAGQPITSQTITRMLPLSGQLGVRWDSPERRIWVELLGQGADKQDRLSFGDQKDTQRIPPGGTPGYVLGTVRGGWHVTENVTLVAAVENFTDEEYRVHGSGVNGAGRNFVVSGEWRF; encoded by the coding sequence GTGAGATCCCCTAAACCTGCGAAGGTCCTGGCTGCGTTGGTCCCCGCCTTGTGCCTTTTGAATGGACTGGCCGCCGAACAGCCGGAGGTGACCAGTGCTCCGGTGCCACCTGCTGTGACGGTAGAAGATCTGGCGGCCACTGAAGGCGCGCTCGACCCGCTGGTGGTGACCGCGACCCGCGAAAGCCGGAACCTGAGCGAGCTGCCGAACTCGGTGGAGGTGCTCGGGGTGAAGCAACTCAAGGAACGGCAGACGCGAACCTTCCCCGAGGCATTCTTTGAGACCCCTGGCGTGCTGATGCAGAAGACCGCTCACGGTCAGGGCAGTCCTTATATCCGCGGGTTTACCGGCTATCAGACATTGGCGTTGATCGATGGGATTCGTTTGAACAACTCGACCTTCCGCAGCGGCCCGAACCAGTATTGGAACACAATTGACCCACTCAGTCTGAGCTCGATCGAGATCGTGAAGGGTCAAGGTTCGGTGCTTTATGGGTCGGATGCGATTGGCGGGACGGTCAATGCGCTCACCATTCGTCCGGAGTATGCGGAGGATGGAACGACACAAAGCTTTGGTCGGATCCTCGGGCGTTATGCCTCTGCTGAGCGCAGTGTCGTCGGGCGCGTGGAGGGTGGTGTCAGCCGTGGTGGTGACTTTGGCGTGGTGGCAGGCGTAAGTGTGAAGGAGTTCGGCGACCTCGAGGTGGCTGGGCTTGGGCGTCAGGAGAAGACCGGCTACAGCGAGATCGACGGCGATGTGAAGTTGGAGAAATTCCTCGCATCCGGTGCCCGGCTGACATTCGCCCACCAGCAGGTGCATCAGGACAATGCTTGGCGCACTCATAAGACGGTGCGCGGCGAGTCATGGCGAGGGACGAGCGTCGGCGATGAGTTGTCCCGCATCCTCGATCAAGACCGCTATCTTACCTACGTTCAGGCTGAGGGTTCGGTGGATGGAAGCTGGGCGGATGGTTATTTGCTCTCGCTGAGCCACCAGCGCCACGAGGAGTTCCAGGATCGGGTGCGTTCCGACGGGCGTCGTGACGAGCAAGGCTTCACAGTCGACACCATGGGGGTGTTTGGGCAGTTCAACAAAGAAGGCACAGCCATTGGCGATCTGGCTTACGGTGCGAGTTACTACCTCGATTGGATCGACTCGTTCCGTAAGGACTTCAATGCGGACGGCAGCTTCAAGGGCAATGCCGTGCAGGGGCCGGTCGGTGACAATTCGAAGTATCACTTGGCGGGGGCGTATGTGCAGACGCATCTGGAGCCAGCCGAGCGGTTGGATGTCTGGATTGGTGGTCGTGTGAGTTACGCCCAGGCAGACATCGGGCGGGTGGCGGACCCGAACACAGGCGACCCGATTGGGTTCAGCAAAGATTGGTGGGATGTCTCTGGGAGTGTGCGCTTTGCCTATGCTCTGGATGGCGAGGAGACCTGGCGCCTGTATGGTGGTGTCTCGCAAGGGTTCCGCGCTCCGAGCCTGGCGGATTTGAGTCAGTTTGCCAGTGCGCGTACCGATGAGATCGCAACGCCGTCGCTGGGGCTGGATCCGGAGAAGTTCGTCTCGACCGAGTTGGGAGTTCGCCACTCGGGTGAGCGCTTCAATGGTGGATTGGTGTACTACTACACGTTCATGGACGACCTGATCACAGGTCAGCGTACCGGGCGCGTGGTGGATGGATTCAATGAAGTGACCAAGCAGAATGCCCGCGACGGCTTTGTGCATGGGGTGGAGTTGAGTTCGCGCTACCAGCTGTGCGATGCGTTTTCGGTCTTCGGCTGGGTGGCATGGCAGGAAGGTGAGACCGAGGATGCGGCGGTGGCCGGTCAGCCGATCACCAGCCAAACGATCACGCGGATGCTGCCGTTGAGCGGCCAGCTCGGCGTGCGTTGGGATAGTCCCGAGCGTCGGATTTGGGTGGAGCTTCTGGGACAAGGTGCCGACAAGCAGGACCGCTTGAGTTTCGGTGACCAAAAAGATACCCAGCGCATCCCACCGGGGGGAACTCCTGGCTACGTGCTTGGAACCGTCCGCGGCGGCTGGCATGTGACCGAGAATGTCACGCTAGTGGCTGCGGTGGAAAACTTCACCGACGAAGAATACCGCGTGCACGGATCCGGAGTGAACGGTGCCGGGCGTAACTTCGTGGTATCCGGAGAGTGGCGCTTCTAA
- a CDS encoding endonuclease/exonuclease/phosphatase family protein has protein sequence MKILTRKAVLRWARLLVWGTVAYGVALFFADRWWGLELLSNLRVLASGGALIGALMSLVVFAPMRAISGVLVATWMAWPVLDYYGLGSLEALSGEERGAVNEGVPGFSVVSFNLGPDNAPMDGWVERMVRLPKEDLPDCVFLMEVRPATYREHFNALRRVFPYQVADPRSDNFGVWLMSRWPIAEDRTRSKQMLKLVEDVPLVDVDLKHKQLGEIRVMGVHPVPPMNEQMSGMRADYFRAMMKLAPAEAEEVPLVVAGDFNCAPWSYWFDDLCAGMGVRNAAYGHGLELTWKPYIDVPFLGMPIDHILISDHWHVDAFSVGDAAGSDHRPLRAVLQLREVAD, from the coding sequence ATGAAGATACTGACACGAAAGGCGGTGCTGCGGTGGGCTCGACTGCTGGTCTGGGGGACGGTGGCCTACGGCGTGGCGCTCTTTTTTGCCGATCGTTGGTGGGGGCTGGAGTTGCTCAGCAACCTGCGGGTATTGGCTTCGGGTGGTGCGCTGATCGGGGCGTTGATGTCGTTGGTTGTGTTTGCTCCCATGCGGGCCATCTCCGGTGTGCTGGTGGCGACATGGATGGCATGGCCTGTGCTCGATTACTACGGGCTTGGCTCGCTTGAGGCACTATCTGGTGAGGAGCGTGGGGCGGTGAACGAGGGGGTGCCCGGGTTTTCGGTGGTGAGTTTCAATCTCGGGCCGGACAATGCGCCGATGGATGGTTGGGTGGAGCGGATGGTCCGTTTGCCCAAGGAGGATCTGCCTGACTGTGTGTTTTTGATGGAGGTAAGGCCGGCAACCTATCGCGAGCACTTCAATGCATTGCGCCGGGTGTTTCCGTACCAAGTGGCGGACCCTCGGTCGGACAACTTCGGGGTGTGGCTGATGAGCCGGTGGCCTATTGCCGAAGATCGTACGCGCTCCAAACAAATGCTGAAATTGGTCGAAGACGTGCCGCTGGTGGATGTGGATCTCAAGCACAAGCAGCTCGGTGAGATCCGGGTGATGGGCGTGCATCCGGTGCCGCCGATGAACGAGCAGATGTCCGGGATGCGGGCGGATTACTTTCGCGCGATGATGAAGTTGGCTCCGGCAGAGGCTGAAGAGGTGCCGCTCGTGGTGGCGGGGGATTTCAACTGTGCCCCATGGTCGTACTGGTTTGACGACCTCTGTGCTGGGATGGGCGTGCGCAACGCGGCCTACGGGCACGGGCTGGAACTGACGTGGAAACCGTACATAGACGTTCCGTTTCTGGGGATGCCGATCGACCACATTCTGATCTCCGATCATTGGCATGTGGATGCCTTCTCAGTCGGTGATGCTGCGGGATCCGATCACCGGCCGTTGCGAGCCGTGCTCCAGTTGCGTGAAGTTGCGGACTAA
- a CDS encoding C39 family peptidase, producing MRRILPALIALTLSSAVANTTWHTITQEKTGKSLSVKLVKLAEGKVTFESQNGRSYTLPVDTLTTESRATIDTWWKERAAGAQKITDSINEAIGHTFISDGNAIWNDPAEDVARRLRWPRESKTDDSSSFRAYPRADYRFLGARPYSATLYGNEKGNTDLISIVFANKGDFGSTVGRGEDHFNNTGGEKPAGSLEEAMERDANRITSALTKLFGEPARQRFGEKSDRRYVDRWDWNGMAFLLSVADDEYCSLLITRTEIADAEGKTDFVKDSDLRAMLAENVKREDNGDVLITNIPMVDQGPKGYCAPATFERAMRYMHVPADMYLLATVATSPNGGTNTMLLADEAERIIRSKARSLKIVKGFDQKFKIRDIQKYIDKGVPVMWMMRSLDPYNKIANSRTPKREKVTDFTAWATEIANEAEQVAPSLMNVQDNHHICLIIGYNEKTNEVAVSDSWGPRYELRWVHLDLARAVTSHQIGAYVISY from the coding sequence ATGCGCCGAATTCTACCCGCCCTGATCGCCCTCACCCTGAGCTCCGCTGTCGCCAACACCACCTGGCACACGATCACTCAGGAAAAAACCGGCAAGTCGCTTTCGGTCAAACTGGTCAAACTCGCCGAGGGCAAGGTCACGTTCGAATCCCAAAACGGCCGCTCATACACTCTGCCGGTCGACACCCTGACCACAGAGTCACGCGCAACCATCGACACCTGGTGGAAAGAGCGCGCCGCCGGTGCCCAAAAGATCACCGACTCCATCAACGAGGCGATCGGCCACACGTTCATCTCCGATGGCAATGCCATCTGGAACGACCCAGCGGAAGACGTCGCCCGCCGACTGCGCTGGCCACGCGAGTCGAAAACCGATGACTCCAGCAGCTTCCGAGCCTACCCTCGCGCCGATTACCGCTTCCTCGGCGCCCGCCCGTACTCGGCCACTCTCTACGGCAACGAAAAGGGCAACACCGATCTGATCTCCATCGTCTTCGCCAACAAGGGCGACTTCGGCAGCACCGTCGGCCGTGGCGAAGATCACTTCAACAACACCGGCGGCGAGAAGCCTGCGGGATCACTCGAAGAAGCCATGGAGCGAGATGCCAATCGCATCACCTCCGCATTGACCAAGCTCTTCGGAGAACCTGCCCGCCAGCGCTTTGGCGAGAAAAGCGACCGCCGCTACGTTGATCGGTGGGACTGGAACGGCATGGCATTCCTGCTCTCGGTCGCCGATGACGAATACTGCAGCCTGCTCATCACCCGCACCGAGATCGCGGACGCCGAGGGCAAAACCGACTTCGTCAAAGACTCGGACCTCCGCGCCATGCTCGCCGAGAACGTAAAGCGCGAAGACAATGGCGACGTCCTCATCACCAACATCCCGATGGTCGACCAGGGACCAAAGGGGTATTGCGCACCAGCCACCTTCGAGCGCGCCATGCGCTACATGCACGTCCCTGCCGACATGTACCTCCTGGCTACTGTGGCGACGAGCCCCAACGGCGGCACCAACACCATGCTGCTAGCAGATGAAGCCGAGCGCATCATTCGCAGCAAGGCCCGCTCACTCAAGATCGTCAAAGGCTTCGACCAAAAGTTCAAAATCCGCGACATCCAAAAGTACATCGACAAAGGCGTACCCGTCATGTGGATGATGCGCAGCCTCGATCCGTACAACAAGATCGCCAACAGCCGCACCCCGAAGCGCGAAAAAGTCACCGACTTCACCGCCTGGGCCACCGAGATCGCCAACGAAGCAGAGCAAGTCGCTCCTTCGCTGATGAATGTTCAGGACAACCACCACATCTGCCTCATCATCGGCTACAACGAAAAGACCAACGAAGTAGCAGTGAGTGATTCGTGGGGCCCACGCTACGAACTGCGATGGGTTCACCTGGACCTGGCACGCGCCGTGACCTCCCACCAAATCGGTGCTTACGTGATCAGTTACTAA
- a CDS encoding NUDIX hydrolase translates to MKSFPTFAIDDCAPGWIRRKTESLYNGQYIQLENIHYRTPGRPDEDIIWTVARRKNAVIVAPQTSDGKFLMVRQERLPIQRTLWEFPAGQIDDTENKDSPAVIIETAHRELHEETHHHIDSESGELIPCGFYFSSQGFTDEHAYLFLARNVVKDDTVEGGLGEESECIHEARAFSLEEIRQMIADNVIIDANTLALFARMTAMRLIDP, encoded by the coding sequence ATGAAATCCTTCCCCACCTTCGCCATCGACGACTGCGCCCCCGGATGGATCCGCCGCAAAACAGAATCACTCTACAACGGCCAGTACATCCAGTTGGAAAACATCCACTACCGCACCCCCGGCAGACCCGATGAGGACATCATCTGGACGGTCGCCCGACGCAAAAATGCGGTAATTGTTGCCCCTCAGACCAGCGACGGAAAATTCCTCATGGTGCGTCAGGAGCGGCTTCCCATCCAACGCACACTGTGGGAGTTCCCCGCCGGCCAGATCGACGACACCGAAAACAAGGACTCGCCCGCGGTGATCATTGAAACCGCACATCGGGAACTGCACGAAGAAACCCACCATCACATCGACTCCGAATCCGGCGAACTGATCCCCTGTGGCTTCTATTTCTCGTCACAAGGCTTCACCGACGAACACGCTTACCTCTTCCTGGCCCGCAACGTGGTCAAGGACGACACCGTCGAAGGCGGGCTCGGCGAGGAGTCCGAGTGCATTCACGAAGCCCGCGCATTCAGCCTCGAAGAAATCCGCCAAATGATCGCCGACAACGTGATCATCGACGCCAACACATTGGCTCTCTTTGCCCGCATGACCGCAATGCGCCTGATCGACCCGTGA
- a CDS encoding phage regulatory CII family protein codes for MKSHEAIQGALKQSSPKQVAADLGISLSLIYKWAQPQDALGSGSRNPLDRIATMYDSTGDTGIIQWLCHHAGGYFVRNPDRSAEPPEHVMPATNEMVSQFATLLTSISQAADDNAITEEEAETIRHAWNELKSFAEEFVTCCEEGDFDPIRRANARSQSSPATS; via the coding sequence ATGAAATCCCACGAGGCGATCCAAGGGGCACTGAAGCAGTCCAGCCCGAAACAAGTTGCTGCCGACCTCGGCATCTCACTCTCCCTAATTTATAAGTGGGCCCAGCCCCAGGACGCACTCGGCAGCGGCAGCCGCAACCCGCTCGACCGAATCGCCACCATGTACGACAGCACCGGAGACACCGGCATTATCCAGTGGCTGTGCCACCACGCCGGCGGCTACTTCGTGCGCAACCCGGATCGCAGCGCCGAACCACCAGAGCATGTGATGCCCGCCACCAATGAGATGGTGAGCCAGTTCGCCACACTGCTGACCTCAATCTCCCAAGCGGCCGACGACAACGCAATCACGGAAGAAGAAGCGGAAACCATCCGCCACGCGTGGAACGAGCTCAAATCCTTCGCCGAAGAATTCGTCACTTGTTGTGAGGAAGGCGATTTCGACCCGATCCGCCGCGCCAACGCCCGCTCCCAGTCCTCTCCTGCGACCTCATGA
- a CDS encoding DEAD/DEAH box helicase: MQSSDISFSELKLSAPIQEALKAKNYTHPSPIQARAIPHILDGRDLIGCAQTGTGKTAAFALPILQLLTESKSRRTPRRPRALILTPTRELAAQIMDNFEAYGSNLPLTSQVVFGGVGINPQINRLSKGTDILVATPGRLLDLAQQGKVFFDSVEIFVLDEADRMLDMGFIHDVKKVIQHLPPRRQSLLFSATMPDAIIKIADTLLHNPEKVEVTPVSSTAERIDQRICHVQRENKIPLLLDILDENPEGLALVFSRTKHGANRIAERLTKKGVESAAIHGNKSQGARERALSQFKSGKIRVLVATDIAARGIDVKGVTLVINYDMPVDSEAYVHRIGRTARAGADGLAFSLCEPAEHENLIKVERLIKKTIPVHSDHAYAIDPPKGPAPTNKSNSGGGRGNSGNGRPNRRRRGGRRPLGNGSRNAQPATSGAA, from the coding sequence ATGCAATCATCTGATATCAGCTTTTCGGAGCTCAAGCTCAGCGCCCCGATCCAAGAGGCCCTGAAAGCAAAAAACTACACCCACCCGTCGCCGATCCAAGCGCGTGCCATCCCGCACATACTCGACGGCAGGGACCTCATCGGCTGCGCCCAAACCGGCACTGGCAAGACCGCGGCATTCGCACTTCCGATTCTCCAACTCCTCACCGAGTCGAAATCGCGCCGCACGCCACGCCGCCCACGCGCTCTGATCCTTACCCCGACCCGCGAGCTGGCTGCCCAGATCATGGACAACTTCGAGGCATACGGCAGCAACCTCCCACTGACCTCCCAGGTCGTCTTCGGAGGCGTCGGGATCAACCCGCAAATCAACCGCCTGAGCAAGGGCACCGACATCCTTGTCGCCACACCGGGCCGCCTCCTCGACCTCGCACAACAAGGCAAAGTCTTCTTCGATTCCGTGGAAATCTTCGTCCTCGACGAAGCCGACCGCATGCTCGACATGGGCTTCATCCACGATGTGAAGAAGGTCATCCAGCACCTCCCCCCACGCCGTCAGTCGTTGCTCTTCTCAGCAACCATGCCTGATGCCATCATCAAGATTGCGGACACACTTTTGCACAACCCCGAAAAAGTCGAGGTCACACCCGTTTCCTCCACTGCCGAGCGCATCGACCAGCGCATCTGCCACGTCCAACGTGAGAACAAGATCCCACTGCTGCTCGACATTCTGGACGAAAACCCAGAGGGCCTCGCTCTCGTTTTCTCACGCACCAAACACGGAGCCAATAGAATCGCCGAGCGCCTGACCAAGAAGGGCGTCGAGTCCGCAGCCATCCACGGCAACAAATCCCAGGGTGCCCGGGAGCGCGCACTTTCTCAGTTCAAGTCCGGCAAGATCCGCGTTCTGGTCGCCACAGACATCGCCGCCCGCGGCATCGACGTCAAAGGCGTGACCCTCGTGATCAACTACGACATGCCGGTGGACTCCGAAGCCTACGTCCACCGCATTGGCCGCACCGCGCGCGCCGGAGCAGACGGCCTCGCGTTCTCTCTGTGCGAACCTGCCGAGCATGAAAACCTCATCAAGGTCGAACGACTGATCAAGAAGACCATCCCGGTCCACAGCGATCACGCCTACGCTATCGACCCACCGAAAGGCCCGGCACCGACCAACAAATCCAACTCCGGTGGTGGACGCGGCAATTCTGGCAATGGACGCCCGAACCGCAGACGCCGCGGCGGCCGCAGACCGCTCGGCAACGGCTCACGCAATGCCCAGCCCGCAACCAGCGGAGCTGCCTAA
- a CDS encoding polysaccharide deacetylase family protein, with product MSYSRFRILFSATLAFMLVFAGVSCSSQKKGDDQGPGAVISQNNGGAAGGGTMMPNYPKGSNPNVSLTSTGGGRGISYSRVNTPAPYIAMTFDDGPHPRLTPRLLDILRERNIRATFYVVGRNAKLYPHLIQRMVAEGHEVGNHTWNHPNLTKLSDAAVHKELRTTEDAIVAACGVRPRTMRPPYGALRQSQRAMIKSQYDYPTILWDVDPQDWRRPGPAVVANRIVSKTRNGSIVLAHDIHSSTIDAMPAALDGLLSKGYTFVTVSQLLTQEP from the coding sequence ATGAGTTACTCACGTTTCCGAATCCTTTTTTCCGCAACGCTCGCCTTCATGTTGGTGTTTGCGGGGGTGTCCTGCAGTTCTCAGAAGAAGGGGGATGATCAGGGGCCGGGGGCAGTAATCAGTCAAAACAATGGCGGCGCTGCCGGCGGTGGAACGATGATGCCAAACTACCCGAAAGGGAGTAATCCGAATGTTTCGCTGACGTCGACCGGAGGGGGACGGGGCATCAGCTACAGTCGGGTGAACACACCCGCTCCGTACATTGCCATGACCTTCGATGATGGTCCGCACCCGCGCCTGACGCCCCGTTTGCTTGATATTCTGCGGGAGCGCAACATCCGGGCGACTTTCTATGTGGTGGGGCGCAATGCCAAGCTCTACCCGCATTTGATCCAGCGGATGGTGGCCGAGGGGCATGAGGTCGGCAACCACACGTGGAACCATCCGAACTTGACGAAGCTCTCGGACGCTGCGGTTCACAAGGAATTGCGCACCACCGAGGATGCGATCGTGGCTGCTTGTGGTGTGCGCCCGCGCACGATGCGCCCGCCGTACGGTGCGCTGCGCCAGAGTCAGCGTGCGATGATCAAGAGCCAATACGACTACCCGACGATTTTGTGGGATGTGGACCCACAGGACTGGCGTCGTCCGGGCCCTGCGGTGGTCGCCAACCGGATCGTTTCCAAGACTCGCAATGGATCGATCGTGCTGGCCCACGATATTCATTCCAGCACGATCGATGCGATGCCCGCGGCTCTCGATGGATTGCTTTCCAAAGGGTATACTTTCGTTACCGTTTCCCAGTTGCTGACTCAAGAGCCTTAG
- a CDS encoding phosphatidate cytidylyltransferase has product MPESPSAPPASKSKAAVFRDRLLSTVILWGLVAGTFIWGHPTGYFVVVGALAVLGCVEYFRMAKSAGMLVFGKFGIALSVLYSIGIWWVLRSGGDGHDAVGWLDGGLTFAAIIGAFCLMLLRKEKGNDALQPVLYTVFGIFYPAVLFHFVTRILFYEYGDTEVELPVTPGAWYALWLVAVTKFTDMGAYLVGSCIGKNKLIPSVSPGKTWEGFYGALVIAQIAGVGMYLLMPQQLAALGGLGSVILIGLVISLLSVVGDLAESVIKRSLTIKDSGQALPGIGGVLDLIDSICFTAPALYLYLSFLA; this is encoded by the coding sequence ATGCCCGAATCACCGTCTGCTCCGCCCGCATCCAAGAGTAAAGCGGCGGTATTTCGAGACCGTCTGCTGAGCACGGTGATCTTGTGGGGGCTGGTTGCCGGAACGTTTATCTGGGGACACCCGACCGGCTACTTCGTGGTGGTTGGCGCGCTGGCAGTTTTGGGCTGCGTGGAGTACTTCCGGATGGCGAAGTCGGCAGGGATGCTGGTATTCGGCAAGTTCGGGATTGCCTTGTCGGTGCTCTATTCCATCGGGATCTGGTGGGTGTTGCGCAGCGGTGGGGATGGTCACGACGCCGTGGGTTGGCTGGATGGCGGTTTGACCTTTGCTGCCATCATTGGCGCATTTTGCCTAATGTTGCTGCGCAAGGAAAAGGGCAACGACGCCTTGCAGCCGGTGCTCTACACCGTTTTCGGAATCTTCTATCCTGCGGTGCTCTTCCACTTTGTCACCCGCATCCTTTTCTACGAGTATGGCGACACCGAAGTGGAGCTGCCGGTGACGCCAGGTGCGTGGTACGCACTGTGGTTGGTGGCTGTGACCAAGTTCACGGACATGGGCGCGTATCTCGTGGGGTCGTGCATTGGAAAGAACAAGCTGATTCCAAGTGTCAGCCCGGGCAAGACGTGGGAAGGGTTCTACGGTGCGCTGGTGATTGCTCAGATTGCCGGGGTTGGAATGTATTTGCTGATGCCTCAGCAATTGGCTGCACTCGGTGGTCTCGGCAGTGTGATTTTGATTGGCTTGGTGATCTCCCTGCTTTCGGTGGTAGGGGATTTGGCGGAGTCTGTTATTAAGCGCAGTCTGACGATCAAGGATTCGGGTCAGGCATTGCCGGGGATTGGAGGTGTGCTCGACTTGATCGACAGCATTTGCTTCACTGCACCTGCCCTTTATTTGTATTTGAGCTTCCTTGCCTGA
- a CDS encoding 1-deoxy-D-xylulose-5-phosphate reductoisomerase, whose amino-acid sequence MSDQRKIVVLGSTGSIGCSALKVARDIPERVQIVGMAAGVRDEVLADQIKETGVKYAAMSDPAAAQRLRERVGSDCEVGEGEAGLIDLATLDEADMVLVAIVGVAGLRPALAAIEAGKDLAIASKEILVMAGEVVMEAARRKGVRILPVDSEHNAIFQCLEGVPSDHVSRLILTASGGPFRTASVGAIKKAKPKDALKHPTWDMGRKISIDSATLFNKGLEMIEARWLFDVPMDRVDVIVHPQSIVHSMIETVDGSVLAQLSHSDMCFPIQYAVTYPDRVPNSLRPLNFSELAKLEFEAPREDVFPALKLARAAGTSGGTMPSVMNAANEVAVDAFLEGKIGFPAIWELVASVMEAHSNQGDTSLDAVVEADQWARHAAHAAVFDRVK is encoded by the coding sequence ATGTCTGACCAGCGGAAAATTGTCGTATTGGGGTCGACTGGGTCGATCGGTTGCAGTGCACTGAAAGTGGCGCGGGATATCCCGGAGCGGGTCCAGATTGTGGGCATGGCTGCGGGTGTGCGCGATGAGGTGTTGGCCGACCAGATCAAAGAGACTGGCGTCAAGTATGCGGCGATGAGCGACCCAGCGGCGGCGCAGCGTCTGCGTGAGCGCGTGGGCAGCGACTGTGAGGTTGGTGAGGGTGAGGCTGGGTTGATTGATCTAGCCACGCTTGATGAGGCTGACATGGTGCTGGTGGCGATTGTGGGAGTGGCTGGCTTGCGGCCGGCGCTCGCAGCAATCGAAGCGGGGAAGGACTTGGCGATTGCCAGTAAAGAGATTCTCGTGATGGCCGGTGAGGTGGTGATGGAGGCGGCGCGCCGCAAGGGTGTGCGGATCCTGCCGGTGGACAGCGAGCACAATGCGATTTTCCAGTGTCTGGAGGGTGTGCCTTCCGATCATGTCTCGCGTCTGATCCTGACGGCATCGGGCGGACCATTTCGCACGGCATCCGTGGGGGCGATCAAGAAGGCGAAGCCAAAGGACGCGCTCAAGCATCCGACCTGGGATATGGGGCGCAAGATTTCGATCGATTCCGCGACTTTGTTCAACAAAGGCCTGGAGATGATCGAAGCGCGTTGGCTCTTCGACGTGCCGATGGACCGGGTCGATGTGATCGTGCACCCGCAGAGCATTGTCCATTCGATGATCGAGACGGTGGACGGGTCTGTGTTGGCACAGTTGAGCCACTCTGACATGTGTTTTCCGATCCAGTATGCAGTGACGTACCCGGACCGCGTGCCGAACTCATTGCGCCCGCTGAACTTTAGTGAACTGGCGAAGCTGGAGTTCGAAGCGCCGCGAGAAGATGTCTTCCCTGCGCTGAAATTGGCCCGTGCCGCGGGTACTTCGGGCGGTACCATGCCGTCGGTGATGAACGCAGCCAACGAGGTGGCCGTTGACGCATTCCTCGAGGGGAAGATTGGATTTCCTGCAATTTGGGAGCTGGTGGCGTCTGTGATGGAAGCTCATAGTAATCAAGGGGATACCTCTCTGGATGCGGTGGTTGAGGCGGATCAATGGGCGCGCCATGCGGCACATGCCGCGGTGTTTGACCGGGTGAAGTGA
- the rpmJ gene encoding 50S ribosomal protein L36, producing the protein MKVRPSVKRLCESCRVIRREGVVRIICSNPRHKQRQG; encoded by the coding sequence ATGAAAGTCCGACCTTCAGTAAAACGCCTTTGCGAATCCTGCCGCGTGATCCGCCGGGAGGGTGTGGTGCGCATTATCTGCTCAAACCCACGCCACAAGCAGCGCCAGGGCTAA
- the rpsM gene encoding 30S ribosomal protein S13: MPRLLGIDIPNEKRIEAALPYVYGIGRPTASRILREANIDPDIRAGELTDDQLSAIVQVISANNLVIEGDLRRDIQSNLKRLQQIQSVRGLRHRKGLPVRGQRTKTNARTRKGKRRTVGASK; this comes from the coding sequence ATGCCAAGGCTACTCGGAATCGACATCCCAAACGAAAAGCGCATTGAGGCAGCACTCCCGTACGTGTACGGAATCGGCCGCCCAACCGCATCACGCATCCTTCGCGAAGCAAATATCGACCCAGATATCCGCGCAGGTGAACTCACCGACGACCAGCTTTCCGCTATCGTTCAGGTGATCAGTGCCAACAACCTGGTCATCGAAGGTGACCTCCGCCGTGACATTCAGAGCAACCTGAAGCGTCTCCAGCAGATCCAGTCGGTTCGCGGTCTCCGCCACCGCAAGGGTCTTCCTGTCCGCGGACAGCGCACCAAGACCAACGCACGTACCCGTAAGGGCAAGCGTCGTACCGTGGGTGCATCGAAGTAA